The genomic interval GTGAGGTTGCCGCAGGCGTCGAACCCGCTGGTTTGGCAGCGGCAGCAGCAGATGCAGCGGCTTTGGCTTCCACTTCAGCATTGAGTTTTGCAACGTCAACGTGGTTACCAGCGGGGCGAACAATTGCTGAAATAAGGATTAATAAAACCACGCCTAGAAACGCTAAAACGCCAATTAAAGAGTAACTAAGTTCTTTTTTGACATTGTTTTCCACGACTTCATGATGAGCCATCGTAAACCTCACTGTAAATCATTGGGGCAAGAGTTGTTGAATCTAAATGAATTCAAGTCTAATTTTTAACTATTATACGGAACTTTGTAACCATTATATACTAAATTTTTGCAATGGGTGACAAAACCTTACTGTATCTAAGGTTTTTAACGTGTTTTACGAATCAGCCAACTAATCAGTAGCAATAGCGCTGCCAGTGCCAAGATAGGATAACTACCCCAGCGCATAAATGGCGTATTGCCAACGCGCGATTGAATTTCACCGCGTAGCACCGTGCGTTCAAAGGCTGGCGCTTTGGCAACAATATTGCCTTTATCATTGATAATGGCGGTCACGCCAGTATTGGTCGCGCGCATAAACCAGCGACCGGTTTCAATCGAGCGCATTTGCACCATTTGTAGATGCTGTAATGGACCTGCCGATGTGCCAAACCAAGCATCATTGGATACGGTCAATAAAAAGTCGGTATTTTTGGCATTGCGGCGGGTGGTATCAGGATAGGCGACTTCATAACAAATCGCCACCCCGACTGGGTGGTTTTTGACTTGCAAGGGCGCTTGGTGCGCAGACCCACTGCGAAAACTCATGGTACCGCTCATCAAGTTTGGCAATGCCCAATCTAACATTCCTTCAAACGGGATATATTCGCCCACGGGTACCAAATTTTGTTTCTTGTATAAGCCTTTGGCATCGGCGCCCAAAGCAATCACACTGTTGTAAAATGGCTCGTATTTATCAACCTTTGGGTCGTATTCATTGATGACATCCACATACGGAATACCGGTGAGCCATGCGCTATTGCTTTCGCGGGCTTGGGCAGCAATTTGGCTGATAAAGGGCATGGCGTCGGTTTGAAACATCGGAATTGACGACTCTGGCCATAAGATAATGTCCTGCCCCCATTCTGTTTTACTTAAGCCTGCATAGATACCCAGCGTTTGGATTTGGTACTCTTGCAGCCATTTTAAATCCTGCGGAATATTGCCTTGTACTAAGGAGACTTTCAGATTCGGCGTGCCTTTGGGGGTCGTCCATTGCGGGGCAATAAGCCACAGCGCAACGCTTGCCAGTAACATCACAGACGATGGGATTAAATAACGGTATTTTTTTCGCGCCGCTTCCACCAGACTGGCTGAGACGAACACCGATACAAAGCTCAGCGCCAACACCCCAAAAATTGGCGCAAGGCTCGTCAGCCAAGGCTGCGCTGTATAAGCATAGCCCACAAATAGCCAAGGAAAACCCGTAAATAGCCAGGTCTTTAACCACTCTTGTACCACCCATAATGACGCAAAGCTTAGCGGCTGTTTCGCCACGAAGCGGTTAAAAATGACCGCCAAGGCACCATGAAACAATCCCATCCCTAAGCCAACAAAACCAATCATCAGCAAGGCTAACAAGGTAGGGGTATCACCATAAGTATGGATGGAGGTAAACAACCAAAACGCACCCACGCTCCACAATCCCATGCCATACATTTCACCAAGCCAAAACGCCCGCCAATTTGACATTGTGGGCAATAACAGCCAATACAGCACCAGTGGCGACAACAGTGCCACTATCCAAAAATCGTAAGGCGCTAAGGCGAAGACAAATGCCGCACCCGCAAGCCAAGCCAGCACCAGTTTGGGTAACAGGGGCTGTTTGGTATTTGCAGATTTGGCACTCTCGTGATGAGATTGTACAGAAAGTTGCTTTTTTAGGGACTGGGTAGTAAGACGCATTGGCGAGTATTGCCTTTAGGGTTAAACGGTTTTGCAAACATAAGTAATGGGACTAATCGTCGAGCTGATTATACCCTTTAACCAGTTCAATTTCTTGGATAAATCGACCATCTGCTGACAATACTGTCAAACGACAATCGTCAATAAAGACCGTTTGACCCAACACCTCATTGACTTCGCCAAGCTCTTGCATGACCAGTCCGCCCATACTGGCGACATCCTCACTATCAAAATGGGTACCTAGCTGTTCATTACAGTCTGAGACTGAGGTGATGGATTGCACAATCCATGTATCAGGCTGGTTGGGTACAGGCACTATATGATTGATATCGGTATCTTCTTCGATGTCGTCATGCTCATCGATGATATCACCGACAATTTCCTCGAGTAAATCTTCCATCGTCACCACGCCTGCTGTCACCCCAAACTCATCGATGACGATTGCCATATGAATTTGGTTTTTTTGAAATAGACGCAGCAGGTTGTCAGAACGCGCAGTTTCACTGATATAAATTGGCTGGCGTACAATCGCTTCAAGATTAAAATGATCAATGTTTTGACCTTGCGCCTTGGCGACCAAAAATGGAATTAAATCTTTGGCAAGTAAGATACCCATCACTGTGTCTTTGTTGTCATCGGTAAATACAGGATAACGCGAGTGGGCGGTTTCCATATAGAGCGACATGATGTCTTGCAAGTTTTGGTGCTGGGTGATGCCTGCAACGTGGCTGACAGGGGTCATGATTTCTCGCACTTGAATAGCGGGTAAATCTAAGACACCCTCTAACATATCGACGGTGTCGGGCGCCAAAAATCGACGTGAATCATGTACCAATTTGACTAGTTCATCACGGGTTTCAGGGGCGGTGGATAGCCAGCGTTTTAGACCGCGTGACCAGCTACTGCCTTGCTGTTTGTTTGACAGGTGTGAACTCGAATTGTCGTCTGACATAGCCGACGAGACCCTCATATGGCGAAAGATTTTTTTACCTTACCTTAACCCCATGATGATTGCAATGGTATTTTTCTTAATTTTATTGTATTTATTGGCTGATTTTACCCATCCATCAGCGTGCTCGGTGCTAGTAAAGCCTCGAATAAACAAGCACTATTGGCGAATCCAATGAATCACCCGTTCTTCTTGCTCTAGCTCAGAGACCTCTGTTTCAGACTGACAGCGTCCCGCCACGCTGATATTTTTTTGGCGCATCATGGCTTGTGTCACGGCGGCATCTTGAGTGAGCAATAAATGCCAGCTTGGCAGTGGTTGCCCGTAGTACAAGCGCTTGTAGGCGCAGCTTGCCGGTAGCCAGTACATCTCGCCAATGTTATCGATGGTTAGGCTGATGCAGTCGGGCACATAGTCGCGCCTTGTTGGGTAATGTTGGCAAGCCCCTGTGGCACAATCAAGCAGTCGACAGGCGACATCACTGTATTCAACTTCATCGGTGTCATCGTCTTTAAATTTAATCAAACAACACGCCCCACAGCCATCGCACAAGGCTTCCCATTCATCTTGGGTCAGTTGTTCTAACGAAAATCGCTCCCAAAATTGCGGGCGTAAGGTAACAGATTGGCTCATTATTTTTTCAACTTTTGGCTTGTATAAAACAGTGACAGTATTATAACGGAAAAGGCGATGATTTCAGTATACAGTAGTGCCTGTATTAACCGTTGCACTGACTTGCCACGCTCTCATTAGCGTATGAATCCAGCGTTTTTATAACGCCAGCTTTTTATAACAATAGCAATCAATCATATCATTTACCATAACATAAGGATTTATGATGCCAATTCAAATTTTACAACTCGAATCTACCACCACCGATGGCGTGGAGCTCAAAAGCTATGTCTGTCTACCAGAATCAGCTAGCCACGATAACCCTGCCCCAGCGATTTTGGTGGCGCCTGAATGGTGGGGCGCCGCCGCGCACCCACAAAAAGTCACTGAGCGTTTAGCCGAAGCGGGTTTTGCTGCCGTCGCCATGGATGTGTATGGCGAAGGTAAACTGACCACAGATGCTGCTCAAGCCAATGAATGGATGAGCCAAATGCTCGCTGACCAAGACATGTTGATGGCGCGTTGTAAACTCATTATGGATGACTTTACTGACCTTGAAGCTGTTGACACAAACCGTCTGGGTGCGATTGGGTTTTGCTTTGGCGGTAAAATCGCCTTAGACATGGCACGTGAAGGCTTCCCGCTCAAAGCAGTGGCGACTTTCCACGGCAACCCTACCCCAAAACAACCGGCACAAAAAGGCAAATTCACCGCCAAAGTGTTGGTGGCACATGGCGAAGCCGATAGCATGGTGTCAATGGATGCCATTGAAGGGCTAAAAAAAGAGTTGGATAACGCCGATGTAGAGTACACAGTCGATGTATACGAAGGCGCCAAACACGGCTTTACCAATCCTAATGCTGACAAACGCGCCGAAGAAAATGGCGTGGACTTGGGCTATGATGCGGATGCGGCAAAAGCCAGCTGGGATGAAATGATTGCGTTTATGCAAGACAATCTTGTATAACATACGGCCATTGTATCCTAACAGCAAAAGCAATATCCATGACGATATTGCTTTTTTTATGTCTATGTCCCAGTTTGAGTGCAGCTTTGTTAAGTCTGTTATCAGTCACTATTGAATACTAACCAGAAAGTCTTATATAGCTATCACGATAGTAAACCGATGGTGAATTTTGAACGCACATCCGAACACCAGCCACTCAACGATGCCAAGTCCCAATCAGCACTTAAGCCACAATCATACCGAAGCGCATACCGAAACACATACCGAAATAGAGCTTGATAGTTTTGCACCGCGTATTTTGACCTGGTTTGACCATAGCGGGCGTCATGATTTGCCATGGCAACAGCATCAGCTTGACACGCCAGATCCCTATCCGGTGTGGTTATCTGAAGTCATGCTACAGCAGACCCAAGTGGCGACGGTGATTCCTTATTTTGAGCGATTTATGGCAAGTTTTCCCACCGTGCAGGATTTGGCAAACGCATCTTGGGAGCAAGTCGCTGAGCACTGGGCAGGACTGGGTTACTATGCGCGTGCCCGAAATCTGCATAAAGGTGCCAAGCAGCTGGTGGATATCATCGAGCAAACTGGCACATTTCCGCAAACGGTTGCCCACTGGGAGCAGATTTCAGGCGTGGGTCAATCTACGGCAGGCGCGATTGTGGCGATGGGTGTCAGAGCTGACCAATATGGCGGTGACAGAGGAGTGATTTGCGATGGTAATGTCAAACGTGTGCTGACCCGTTGGGCAGGTATTGACGGCGATATCACCAAAACTGCCACAACCAAAGCGCTTTGGCAACTCGCCGAGCGCCTAACACCGACCCGTGACAGTGGGCACTACGCCCAAGCGATGATGGATATGGGGGCGACGCTATGCACCAAAGCCAAACCTGCCTGCCTACTGTGTCCCGTGCAAACCGACTGCGTGGCAAATGCCCAAGGCAAGCAAAGTTTTTATCCGGTAAAAAGTAAAAAATCCCCCAATCCGTCTAAGTTTTCGCTAGCGTTAAAGCTGGTTTGCGATGACAAAACCTTGTGGCTACAACGTCCTGACAATGGGATTTGGGGTGGACTGTGGTGTTTACCATTGGCCTTTGTCAAAAAACAATCGGGCGAAAAAAAACCGGGCGCGCCACTACTGGCAACCTGGCAGCAAGAGGCGACATTTGAAGCTGAATATAACACCGCTGAGCAGATTATCTTTGCGTTCTTACAAGCCGAGCAGCTGCTAAATATCGAGCAGGTTAACTTACATAGTACTGATACTGTCAAACATAGCCTTACCCATTTTCATTGGTTTTTGACCCCGCTCAGCATGACGCTGACGATAGAGCAGGGTATGCGGCTGACGCAAACACTGCAACAAGCGCTGCAAACGCTGTCATGGGTAGATGATTCAGCGCAAAACAGCTTAGCCAAACCGAAAGCCATGCAGCTGTTGGCGAGTGGTTAATGCGTGTAAAATTGTCGCAGGCATTAAGTCAGGGATGATAGTTATGTTAAGATTGGCCTGCTGTAATAACATTTGCTCTGCAATACGCGACTGCAATACCAAATAATAACAGCTGGCAACCATGTCAGTGCCTGCTGTTAGTTGTTGCCAGTTTTGCCAGGCGGTCAAACTTGAGATGAGTATAATAACAGGTTGGTTATGGCTCTGCGTTTGCTGCCAAACCGCAAATGCTTGAGTGGTTGCGCTTGGTAAAACCCGTTGGTACAA from Moraxella osloensis carries:
- the lnt gene encoding apolipoprotein N-acyltransferase, with protein sequence MRLTTQSLKKQLSVQSHHESAKSANTKQPLLPKLVLAWLAGAAFVFALAPYDFWIVALLSPLVLYWLLLPTMSNWRAFWLGEMYGMGLWSVGAFWLFTSIHTYGDTPTLLALLMIGFVGLGMGLFHGALAVIFNRFVAKQPLSFASLWVVQEWLKTWLFTGFPWLFVGYAYTAQPWLTSLAPIFGVLALSFVSVFVSASLVEAARKKYRYLIPSSVMLLASVALWLIAPQWTTPKGTPNLKVSLVQGNIPQDLKWLQEYQIQTLGIYAGLSKTEWGQDIILWPESSIPMFQTDAMPFISQIAAQARESNSAWLTGIPYVDVINEYDPKVDKYEPFYNSVIALGADAKGLYKKQNLVPVGEYIPFEGMLDWALPNLMSGTMSFRSGSAHQAPLQVKNHPVGVAICYEVAYPDTTRRNAKNTDFLLTVSNDAWFGTSAGPLQHLQMVQMRSIETGRWFMRATNTGVTAIINDKGNIVAKAPAFERTVLRGEIQSRVGNTPFMRWGSYPILALAALLLLISWLIRKTR
- a CDS encoding CBS domain-containing protein, with translation MSDDNSSSHLSNKQQGSSWSRGLKRWLSTAPETRDELVKLVHDSRRFLAPDTVDMLEGVLDLPAIQVREIMTPVSHVAGITQHQNLQDIMSLYMETAHSRYPVFTDDNKDTVMGILLAKDLIPFLVAKAQGQNIDHFNLEAIVRQPIYISETARSDNLLRLFQKNQIHMAIVIDEFGVTAGVVTMEDLLEEIVGDIIDEHDDIEEDTDINHIVPVPNQPDTWIVQSITSVSDCNEQLGTHFDSEDVASMGGLVMQELGEVNEVLGQTVFIDDCRLTVLSADGRFIQEIELVKGYNQLDD
- a CDS encoding YcgN family cysteine cluster protein produces the protein MSQSVTLRPQFWERFSLEQLTQDEWEALCDGCGACCLIKFKDDDTDEVEYSDVACRLLDCATGACQHYPTRRDYVPDCISLTIDNIGEMYWLPASCAYKRLYYGQPLPSWHLLLTQDAAVTQAMMRQKNISVAGRCQSETEVSELEQEERVIHWIRQ
- a CDS encoding dienelactone hydrolase family protein: MPIQILQLESTTTDGVELKSYVCLPESASHDNPAPAILVAPEWWGAAAHPQKVTERLAEAGFAAVAMDVYGEGKLTTDAAQANEWMSQMLADQDMLMARCKLIMDDFTDLEAVDTNRLGAIGFCFGGKIALDMAREGFPLKAVATFHGNPTPKQPAQKGKFTAKVLVAHGEADSMVSMDAIEGLKKELDNADVEYTVDVYEGAKHGFTNPNADKRAEENGVDLGYDADAAKASWDEMIAFMQDNLV
- the mutY gene encoding A/G-specific adenine glycosylase; its protein translation is MPSPNQHLSHNHTEAHTETHTEIELDSFAPRILTWFDHSGRHDLPWQQHQLDTPDPYPVWLSEVMLQQTQVATVIPYFERFMASFPTVQDLANASWEQVAEHWAGLGYYARARNLHKGAKQLVDIIEQTGTFPQTVAHWEQISGVGQSTAGAIVAMGVRADQYGGDRGVICDGNVKRVLTRWAGIDGDITKTATTKALWQLAERLTPTRDSGHYAQAMMDMGATLCTKAKPACLLCPVQTDCVANAQGKQSFYPVKSKKSPNPSKFSLALKLVCDDKTLWLQRPDNGIWGGLWCLPLAFVKKQSGEKKPGAPLLATWQQEATFEAEYNTAEQIIFAFLQAEQLLNIEQVNLHSTDTVKHSLTHFHWFLTPLSMTLTIEQGMRLTQTLQQALQTLSWVDDSAQNSLAKPKAMQLLASG